A single window of Dermacentor albipictus isolate Rhodes 1998 colony chromosome 1, USDA_Dalb.pri_finalv2, whole genome shotgun sequence DNA harbors:
- the LOC135906979 gene encoding uncharacterized protein, with translation MCCRRPRRKSPTLCVPTATLPAAALRTTQDSEGIIQPDVAFRATTEASGAPAPLTEMLMKADDMLRAPADPPSRIITPLRPLSPAYQPTQPVSVRTTPCHHGALELTLPPGYIAQRDAKLTTSLQ, from the exons ATGTGCTGCCGGAGGCCGCGACGCAAGTCTCCCACCTTATGCGTTCCCACTGCAACTCTGCCAGCAGCAGCGCTGAGGACCA CGCAAGACTCCGAGGGCATCATACAACCCGACGTGGCGTTCAGGGCCACGACCGAGGCCTCCGGGGCCCCGGCTCCACTGACGGAGATGCTGATGAAGGCCGATGACATGCTCCGGGCGCCCGCTGACCCGCCGTCGCGTATCATCACTCCGCTGCGACCGCTCAGTCCCGCCTACCAGCCGACGCAGCCCGTGAGCGTGAGAACCACTCCGTGTCACCACGGGGCTTTGGAGCTCACGCTGCCGCCCGGCTACATCGCACAGAGGGACGCCAAGCTGACCACCTCGTTACAGTGA